GTTGTTGCCGGCACGGGAGACGACGACAAGCGTGCCGGGCTCCTCGGCGACAACCTTGACCCAGCCCACACCGTCTTCGATCTCGAGCTCGAGTGCTTCGCCTGTTGCAAGGTCGGTTGCGACCTCGGTCGGGTCGAAGGGGGGCGGCGGGGGCGGCGGGGGCACGACGGGCGGGGCCGGCTGCACGGGGACGCCGGCGACCTGCTCGAACGCGACCCATGAGCCGCCGACCTGGACGCTGGCTTCGGTCTCTCCGACGACGGTCATCTCGATGCGGTAGTCGCCTGCTTCGGGGAGTGGGACGGTGATGTAGGAGAGCCCCGGCAGTGCGCCGGTGGGGTTGCCGAACTCGTCGACGACGATGCGTGCGCCGCGGCCGCCGAGCTGCGCGTTGCCGTTGACGAACCCGCCGGGGACGACACCGCCCTCGGCGTCGGTGAGCTGCATGCGGACGCGGGCCTGGTTGTCGGGGAGGTAGGTGAGGAGGGTGAGCATGCCGGGCTGGTCGGCCTGGAAGCGGAAGGTCGCGTGGTCGGGCTCGACCTCGATCGTTTCGCCGATGGCGAGGTCTTGGGCTTCGACGGTGGGTGGCGGGTCGTTGTCGCCGTCGGTTGCGTCGGGGTCGGCGAAGAGGCCGTCGTCGTCTTCATCACCAGCGGGGTCGGCGGCGGGCGCATCGTTGTTCGCAGGGGCGGGGCCAGGGTTGGGGCGAGACTGCGCCGCGTCTTGCGCATGCGCGGTTGCGCCGACGACACCCAGGGTGAGCGCGGCGAGCAGAGCGGCGGTGGTGATGCGTGGGGTCAACATGGCGGGACTCCGCGTAGGCGGTCGGGGTTGTTGGGGCGAGTCCCCTGCCCGCTTTAGCGGGCAGGCCTGGGGCGAGCTTGGTCGATCGATACCGGGCTACTCGCTGGTGTCGACGAACTGTGAGCGGACGTTGAACTCGATGTCCCGTCCCGTGCTGAGCGGGCGGACCTTCATATAGATCACCTGGCCCTCAGCCATATCGACGAGGATACGTTCGTTGCCGGTGCTGCCGTTGCGGTCCTGGTCGGAGTAGTCGAAGTAGTTCTCGAAGTCGCCGTCGGCGTAGGACTCGATGACGAGGTCGCCGTTGTTGGTGGCGGTGTTGAAGATGAGGAGGCCTTCGGTGGGCGCGGTGAATGTGAACCACTGCTCGGTGGGGCCGGCGGCGGCGATGGTGGCTTCCTGCGCCTGGCCGGGCGTGATCTCAGTGGCGTCGTCGGGGGTGACCGGGGCCATGGCTTCGAGCGCTTCGAACGCGAGGAAGGACGAGCCGATCCAGAACGCGCCGCCCGAGCCCAGCGGCTCGACGACCACGCGGTACGCCCCGGCCTCGGGCAGCGGGACGGCCAGGTGCTCGGCGCCGGTGTTGCCGCCGAAGTCGATGTCGCACCGCGCGAGCTGGTGGCCGCGTGCGTTGTAGACCTCGATGGTCATGTCGTCGCGGTTCTTGGCGCGGACGGCGACGGTGAGAAGCCCGGGGCCCTCGGCCTCGTAGCGGTAGCTGCTGGGGTCGGCGTCGCGGGTGACGCCGTCGGTCACGGCACACATCTCGAGCTCGGGGAGGGCGTCGAGTTCGCTGTTGAAGCTTCGGGCGACACCGCCGTTGAACCCGCCGGCGGCACCGAACTGGACGTTGCCGCGGACGACGAGCTGCTGGACCTGTGCGGGGGCGACTTGCGCCGCCTGAAGGCGCTGCGCGGGGACGGCCTGGGCCGGGGCGATCGGGCCGTTGTTGTCGTCGAGCATGTGGTCGTCGGGCTCGACCGCGGGATCGGCTTCTTCGGCTTGGGCGGCTTCTGCCTCTTCGACCGCTTCAGCGACAGCTTCCTCGGCCGCTTCCGCAGCGGCTTCAGCTGCGGGCTCATCGGCCACCGGCTCGGCCACCGGCGCGGGGGCGTCGTCCTGCTGCGCGATCAGCGGCGAAACCGCGAGGGCAAGCAGCGCGGCGGCGAGGGTGGCGGTCTTGTACTTCATCGGGGTGTCCTTCCAATCAAATCTTGGTGTTCTTGGTATTCGTGATCGAATGTACGTGTTGACGACGCGCCTCTACTCTGCGGCCGGCACCCAGCCCGCACGCACCTCAACGCCGCAGCGTTCGCCGCTGCGCATCTCGACACGGACGTAATAAACCTGGCCCGCGACGGCATCGACGATCAGCCCCTCATTGGCGACCGAGCCGTTCATATCGCTGTCCACGTGCTCGATCGGGTTTCGGTACTGGCCTTCGTTGAACGAGGACATGGTGATGTCGCCCTGGTCGGCATTGGCGAGCACGACGAGTTGGCCGTCCTCGGTCGCTTCGAACCGGCACCAAAGGTGGTAGCGGTCCGGGTCGGACTGGTCGATGGCGCCGGTCATCATCCGGTCGGGGACCAGCACGATCTCCGTCGTCGGCTCGGGGCTGGGGACGATCACAGCCGAGACGCCCTCGACCTGCGGGAACGGGAGCCACTCGCCGCCGAGCGTGAGCTCGCCCTCGCCCAGCGCGCCCAGGCGGATGGTGAACTCGCCCTCGCCGCCGATCGGGATCAGCGCGTGACGCACGGGCGACGTCGACACGCCGCCAAAGCCCGAGTTGTCTTCCCACGCCAGGCGTCGGCCGCTCGCATCGACAACTTCAACCTGCGTCGTCTGGACCGCCCCGCCGTAGGCCACGGTCAGCATCCCCGGGCCGTCCGCGACGAAGGGCAGCTCGAGCGTCGTGCCGCGTTCGAGCGCGAATTTCTTGGTCGTCCCCAGCGGCAGGTACAGCGCGCTGCCGTCTGGCGCGGCGTCGACAACAGTGTTCTCCGCGTCGATCACCGGGCCGACTTCGACTGTCCCGCCGAGCATCTGCTGGATCTGCTCGATCGGCACACCCTCTTGCAGGAGCTCTTTGATGATCTGCTGGCGAAACGCGTCGTCAACCTGGACGAAGGGGTCGCCGTCCTGCACGACAACGAGCCGCGGCGCATCGTCGCCGATGTCTACGATCGTGATGTCCTCCGCCTCAACAACGACGCCATCGACCTGACCCTCAACGGGCACGGCCTCAACAGCTTCGGCTTCGTCGGCGTCCTGCGCGACCGCCGTCGCGAACATCGCCAGCGACAAACACGCCCCGCCGCCGAGCATCCAGGTTATCTTGGTGTGGGTCATGGTTGTTGCCCCTTGACGTCTTCGTCGGCATGATCGGTCGTGAAGCTCCGCCTCTACTATACCTATCGGTACGCCTTGGACGCCCCAGACGTTCAAGCGGTTCCCCCATACCGGATGAGGCCACCCATACGACCCAAACCCACGGTTTGCCGTCTGCGGCACGCCGTGGGAGATCGCCCCCACCCGATCCCCCTAGACTGCTTCCGTGCCCACGCCGCCCGCCACAATCCGCCCCATCGTCCTCTTGGGCCCCACCGCCGGGGGTAAGAGCGGCCTCGCGCTCGAACTGGCCAGGCACTTGGACGGCGAGATCATCGGCGCCGACTCCATGCAGGTCTACCGCCACCTCGACGCCGGGACCGCCAAGCCCACCCACGCGATGCGAAAGCAGGTCCCCCACCACGGCGTCGATATCGTCGAACCCTCCGAGCGCTTCACCGTCCATGACTGGCTCGCGATGGCAGAGCGTGAGATCACACGCATCCAAACCTCCGGCGGGGGCACGCCCATCGTCGTCGGCGGAACCAACCTCTACCTCAAGGCCCTGCTCAATGGGCTCTTCGACGGGCCCGGCCAAGACCCCGCCTTCCGCGCGTCGCTCGAAAATACCGAAACGCCAACGCTGCACGAACGCCTGCAAGAGGTCGACCCCGAAACCGCATCACGCCTCAAGCCCGCCGACCGCCAACGCATCGTGCGGCCCTCGAAGTCCACGAACTCACCGGCCAACCCATCAGCGCGCTGCAGACGCAGTGGGAAGAGCAGGGGCTAAGGGGTCAAGGGGCCGAGGGGTCAAGTGACAAGGCAGAAACGTCCGGCCCGCAGCACTTGGCCCCTCGGCCCCTTGACCCCTCGGCCCCTCCCCCCCTACCGCCTCCTCGGCCTGCGCTGGTCCGCCGAGCACATCAACCCGCGCATCAACCTCCGCGTCAAAGCCATGTTCTACCCCGACAAGGTCGACCCACAACTCGCACAAGAAACCTGCATCAACGGCGAATCGCTCATCGACGAAGTGAAGCGACTCAAAGACGAAGGCAGGTTCGACCCGATCCCCTCCGTCCATCCGCCATCCCCCATCCCCCATCCCCCATCGACCCCCACCCCCAACCAGGCCCGCGAAGCCCTCGGCTACAAACAACTCCTCGCCGTCCTCGATCAGACCGAACCCAAACTCAAAACGATCGACGACGCCTTCGAGCGCACCAAGGTCCTCACCCGCCGCTTCGCCAAGCAGCAACGCACCTGGCTCAAACGGTTCACCAACACCCACTGGATCGACTGCGACCCCCGGAAGGATTCTGATCCCAGCAAAATCCTCGACGCGGCGCTCGCGTGGGCCCACGCCGAGGGCTGATCCTCGAAGCCCGGATCGCCCGCCTGATAGGCGAACTCCCATCAGTCGGTGGTGCCTCACAACGCAACCGAATCGGACCCGCCCGCAAGCAAACCGTACGGGGCATCGCATTCGTCGGATTGCGTAATTCGTTTATTCACAGTTATTTACAAAACCCACTTGACATCCCTCCCCCGCCCTGCTCAAGTGTTCCGCCCATCCGGGGCGATAGACCGCCATAGGATGACCCGCCCGATGGGGTCGAATTGACGCCCAAAGGCCCGCCCCGGAAGAAAAATACCGGCCGGCCGGTTGGCGGTGATATCTGGCCCCGAACACGACTCCCTACGCGATAGCAAACCCCGACATGGCCAAGAAAACGACCAAGAAGAAGTCCAGCAAGAAGACGACGCGCAAGAAGTCCGCGTCGAAGGGACGCTGGACCGCCAACCCCAAGGCCGCCGAGGGCAAGCACCTGGTTATCGTCGAATCGCCGACCAAGGCCAAGACCATCAACAAGTACCTCGGCCCGGGCTACCACGTCATGGCCAGCGTCGGCCACGTCCGTGACCTGCCCCCCCGGAATCCCAAAGGGGTGAAACGCCCTGTCCCAGGGGTCGACCTCGACAACGACTTCGAGCCCGACTACGAGGTCATGGCCGACTCGAAGAAGACCGTCAGCGAACTACGCCAGGCCGCGAAGCTGGCAGAAGACGTGTGGTTCGCGACGGACCTCGACCGTGAAGGGGAGGCGATCGCCTGGCACGTCGCCCACGCGTTGAAGTACCCGATTGAAGACGCCAAGCGCGTCGTCTTCAACGCCATCACCAAGAAGGCGATCGAAGAAGCGTTCAGCCACCCGCGGCCGCTCGAAACCAACCGCGTCGATGCGCAGCAGGCCCGGCGGATCCTCGACCGTATCGTCGGCTACCAGGTCTCGCCATTACTCTGGAAGAAAGTCGCCGGGGGCTTGAGCGCTGGCCGGGTACAGTCCGTCGCGACGCGACTCGTCGTCGAACGCGAACGCGAGATCGAGGCGTTCATCCCCGACGAGTATTGGCGCATCGGCGGCATCTTCGCGACGAACGTCGCCGACGCGGCAAAGCTCGCCAAGCAGTGGCACGACTTCTTCTACGTCGGCGAAGAGGAAAACGACAAGACCGTCAAAGAACAGAACGCCTGGCTCAGCGAACGCGCCTGCCTGCGCAGCGAACTGGCCGAGTTCGGAGGCAAACCCTTCAGGCCGACCGACCGCAAACAGGCGCTCGCCGCGGCCCAGGCGCTGGGCTTCAAACGCAGCGACACCAACGAGTGGGAAGACGAAAAGGCCAAGGGCCCGGCCAAAGACCGATGCGTCTACCTCGGCGACATCGCGGGCGATGCGCCGGCGTACAGCATCGAATCCATCGAGACCAAGCGCACGACCAGCCGGCCCTCCCCGCCGTTCATCACGTCCACGTTGCAGCAGCAGGCGTCCACCCGGCTGGGCTTCCAGCTCAAGCGCACCATGCGCGTCGCGCAGCAGCTCTACGAAGGCATCGACCTCAAGGGCGCTCGCGGGCAGACGGGTTTGATCACCTACATGCGGACCGACTCGACGTTCCTCTCACCCGAGGCCATCAACATGGCCCGCGACTTCGTCAAGCAAAAACACGGCGGCGACTATCTGCCCGAAAAGCCCAACTTCTACAAATCGTCAAACAAAGACGCGCAGGAAGCCCACGAAGCCGTCCGCCCCACCGACGCGACGATCACCCCCGAGTCGATCTGCGGCGCGCTCAACGAAGAGCAGTACAAGCTCTACGATCTGATCTGGCGTCGCTTCGTCGCCTGCCAGATGGTGCCCGCGAAGTGGGACTCGACCGCGATCACGATCAGGCCCGATTCCGTCGATGCACGCTTCCGCGCGACGGGGCGAACGCTCGTCTTCGACGGCTTCCTCAAGGTCATGGGCATCCCCAAGTCCGACGACGTGATCCTCCCGCCGCTCGAAGAAAAGCAGCCACTCGGCCCCGTCGATCTCAACCCGACGCAGCACTTCACCAGCCCCCCGCCGCGCTACAACGAGGCCTCGCTCCAGAAGAAGCTCGAAGAAGAGGGCATCGGCCGCCCCTCCACCTACGCCGCGATCATCGGCACGATCCAGGACCGCAAGTACGTCGAGACCGTCACCCCGCGTGACCGCCGACTCCGCGCGACGGACATGGGCAAGGTCGTCACCGACATGCTCGTCAAGGCCTTCCCCAAGATCCTCGACCTGGGCTACACCCGCGAGATGGAAGCGCACCTCGACGAGATCGAATCCGAGAACAAGGATTGGCGCGAGACGCTGCGCGAGTTCTACGACCCGTTCAAGGATGCGCTCGAGCACGCCCACGAGAACCTCAAGCACGCCAAGGCCGAGACCCAGCCCGCGCCCGACGACCTCAAGTGCCCCAAGTGCGGCAGCCCGACCGAGTACAAGTTCGGGCGCAACGGCCGATTCCTCTCGTGTACCGCCTTCAACGTCCCGCCCGTCGAGGTCGCCCTCGAGGGCCATCCCGGCACGTGGTTCCTGCACAAAGCCAAGGGCAAGGCCCGCCCCAAGGTCATGAGCGAAGACCAGAGCGAAAAGGTCAACTGGACCAAACTCGCCAAAGACGACCAGAAGACGTTTATGGCGCTTTCGGATGAAATGCCAGAACCGTGCAAGTACGCCGCGCCGATCGACGCGGAGGGGCAACCCATGGAGCCTGAGCAGACCGACATCCTGTGCCCCGACCCGCCCGAGGGCGATGGGCTGCCGATGATCAAACGCACCGGGCGCTTTGGCCCGTTCCTCGCGGCGGCGAGCTACCCGGACGTGCAGTACATCGTGAAGCTCAACGCGAAGACCGGCGCGGTCGAGCTGCCCAAGCCCCCGCCGATGCACACCGACCTGACGTGCAGCAAGTGCGAGTCGATGCTGTACGTCCGCGACTCCAAGCGAGGCTTGTGGCTGAGTTGTTCGGCCTTCCCCAAGTGCCGTGGCCGCGAGAGCTTCGGCAAGCTGGACGAGGACGTGCAGGCCAAGCTCGAAAAGCAGTGGAAGAAGCACCTCAAAGACAACCCCCTGCCCGACATCCGCACGACCGACGGGCGGGTTTTAGAGGAAGGCGACAACTACATCCCGGTCGTCCAGGGCCAGGACGAGCCCGCGGAGGTTGGGGGATAGCGTTTTAGCGACGCGACACCCTTTGGCTCCAAGCACGTCCGCCCATCTTGGCGGTATCGCCACACACTGGTCCTTTTACGCTGCGCCCGGGTTTTGCTTCGGCCGGCGGGGCCGGCGTGGTATGCTGGGGCTCGTTTCTTTTGGGCGTTCTGCCCGGGATGATGGGTGGGCACGGATCATCAAGCTTGGAGACAGAAGATGAAACGCACGGCACTGCTCTTGGGCGCGGCGATGGTGTTTGGCTTCCCCCAGCACGCAATGGCGGGGACCGAGACCGTTGCGGTGACGGGTGAGCAGGCGGGCGGTGTACCGGCGGGGGCGGTGTTCGACGCCCTCTACGCCCCCATTCTCAACGACTTGGGCCAGGTCGCCTACAGGGCCGAGCTATTGACCGGCGCGGGTGGTGTCACGAGCGACAATGACCGAGGGATTTGGCTCGGCTCAACTCTCATCGCGCGTGAGGGGAACGAGGCGTTCCGCCCACCCAACGGTGCGGTATTTGATGACCTCTTTAGTCCTGGGGCCATCAACAATTCGGGGCAGGTCGTCTACGAGGGGTTCTTACGGATTGGGCCCGGGGGCGTCACGTTCCGTCACGACGAAGGGATCTGGATCGACTCGACACGCATCTATTCGGAGGGTGATCAGGCGGGCAATACCCCGACCGGAGCGCTTTTCAGTGCCTTCGAGGGCCCCGTGGTTAACGATGCGGGGCAGGTCGCCTATTTTGCCGAGCTAGAGATCGGTGCCGGCGGGGTCGTGAGTGGGAATGACGTCGGCATCTGGCTGGACAACCGGGTCATCGCCCGCGAGGGCAACCAGGCCGGCGGCACGCCCGGGGCGGTATTCAGCGCTTTTAATCGGCCTGTGCTCAACAACGCGGGGCAGGTCGCCTACCGCGGCACCCTGCTGAACAATGTCGGTGGGGTCAGCAGCTTGAATAACATCGGCATTTGGCTGGACGACACGCTCATCGCACGCGAGGGCAGCCAGGCCGGCGGCACCCCCGCCGGGGCGGTGTTTAGCGACGTTGGCAGCCCCCGCCTCAACGATGCGGGGCAGGCCGCGTATCTGGGCTCCCTGCGGACCGGCGTGGGTGGTGTGGATAGCTCGAATGACACCGGTATCTGGCGTGACAACACCCTCATCGCCCGGGAAGGCAGCCAGGCGGGTGGCGTGCTGACCGGGGCAGTGTTCGGTCACTTCTTATTCGACGATGTTGTGCTCAGCAATTCAGGACAGGTCGCGTACCGTGGCTTTCTGCAGAGCGGTGCGGGCGCTGTCACTGACGTCAATAACGCCGGCATCTGGCGGGACAGCACACTCCTCGCCCGCGAGGGCAGCCAGGCGAGCGGCACGCCGGACGGGGCGGTATTCGCCAGCTTCTCTGAGTTTGCGATCAATGACGCGGGGCAAGTCGTCTACGAAGCCCACCTGCGCAACGGCACGGGCGGGGTCGATTTCACGAACGACGAGGGCCTGTGGATCGCCGGGACCAACGGCGAGTCGTTGCTGGTCGTCCGTTCGGGCGACACCCTGGCGGGCAGGACTGTCGGCGGTGATTTCATCTTCAGCGGTGTGCGCCTGAACAACTTCAGCCAGGTGGCGTACCACGCCCTCTTCACCAACTTCGACCGGGGCATCTTCCTCTACACCCCCGACATCCACTGGACCCGGACGTCCTCAAACTCGTGGGATACCGCGAACAACTGGACCATCGGCCAACTCCCCGGCGACCCGCACGACGTGTTCATCGACCCCGACGTCTCGCTCACCGTCACCGGGCCCGGCGGGGATGTGAACCTGACGAACCTCACGGTCGGCGGGAACAACGGCATCGCGACGCTCTCGCTCAACGGCGGGACAATCACGGCTGAGAACGCCGTCACCGTCACCGACACCGGCGTCCTCACCGGGGACGGCGCGGTCGGCGGGGACGTGGACAACTTCGGCACGGTCTTGGCGGACAACCTCACCGTGGCCGGCACCCTGCACAACTTCAACCTCATCGCCGGCAGCGGGCGGATCAACGCCGAGGTCACCAACGACGGGCGGATCGAGGCCATCGGCACCGCGTCCGCGCCCGCCGAGCTCCGCTTCGATGGCGAGGTCAGGAACCGGCCCGGGACCGGCCTGATCGTCAGCCGGAACAGCACGCTGCGCTTCAACGCCGGCCTCACCAATCACGGCGCACTCGCGGTCAGCTTCGGCACCTCCGACATGTTCGGCGACATCGACAACACCGGCTCCATCGTCCTCTCCGGCGGGTCCAACACCACCTTCTACGACGACGTCACCAACAACGGCGGCATCGTCGTCGCCGCGGCCGGCAACGCGACCTCCACCGCCGTGTTCTTCGGCGATGTCTCCGGCGCGGGCTCCATCACCGGCGGGGGCAACGTCTTCCTCCACGGCGACCTGCGCCCGGGCAACAGCCCCGCCGCCGTCCACCACGACGCGCATCTCTTCCTCATGGCCACCGCGACGACACAGATCGAGCTCGGCGGGACGACCCCCGGCAGTCAGCACGACCAGATCAACAACCTCAAATCAACAACCCTCGGCGGCACGCTCGATATCCAACTCATCAACGGCTTCGACCCTGCGCAGGGCGAAACGTTCGACATCTTCAACCTCGCAACATCATCGGGCACATTCGCGGACATATTGCTGCCGCTGCTCGATAGCGGCCTCGGCTGGCACCTGGGCAAGCTGTACACCGATGGCGAGCTGCATGTCGAGCTCGCGGGCGACCTGAACCAGGACGGCTTCGTCGGCGCGGCCGACCTCGACCTCCTGCTCGCCCACTGGGGCGAGAGCGCGCTGGCGTTCGATTACGCGGCGGGCGACGCCTCGGGCGACGGGCTGGTGGGCCAGGCCGACCTCGCGATCGTGCAGGCCAACTTCGGTGCGGGCACCCCCGGCGGGAACGTCCCCGAGCCGGGATCATTGGCCCTATTGGCCCTGGGCGGGTTTTTCCTTCGCGGTCGGCGGCGGCGCGTGTAGGATGTAAGTCGCGGCTTGGCATATCCTGCTGACGATCAGGTGGATCGAGGGGGCCGTGAGAACGGACCGATCACACCATGCTTGAGGAGAGACATCATGCGACGGATTCAATCGCGCTGTAGTGCGCTGGGCTTTTCAACCTGCGCGTTGCTGCTCACGGCCGGGCCATGCCTGGCGGGGGGCTTTGGCTCACGCCTGATCGCGTTTACGGACGAGGCCGCGCCGGGCGTGCCGGGCATGGAGTTCAGCACGTTCGACGCGCCCAACCAGTTCGACATCTATGCGGCCCCGGTGATCAACGCGGCAGGCGACCTCGCGTTCTGGGCAAACCTTAACCCCGTCGGCGGCGGCGGAGGCGGCAACGCGATCTTCTTTGAGCACAACGGTGTGATCACGCCGCTGGCCGTCGCCGGGCAGTCGGTGCCGACGATTTCAGGTGCGACCTACGACACGGTCCTGGGGCGGCGGCTCATCATCGACCACGCGGGCGGTGTCGCGTTCAACATCCAGTACGACCACGCGGGCGGCACGGACCAGGCGATCATGGTCGGCGGCGCGGTCCCGCTCCGCACTGCGGTCCACGTCGGCCAGACTGTACCGCAGCCCGACCCGGTCTCGCTCGTCTTCGGCTGGGAGTTCAGCTCGCTGGGCTTCGGCGTCAACTTCCTCAACCCCTACAACGGCGAGCAGTTTGTCTACAACGGCGACCGCATCGCGTTCCAGGCGGCGATCACCAACCCCGACGGGCCCGGCACGCTGCAGGGCGTCTGGACCGAGCGGCCGCTAGGCGGCGGGACGCCCACAGGGCTCGGGGTCGTCGCGCGCTCCGGGGCCGACACCGACTTCAACCCGTCCGACCAACTCGGCATCAGCGCGTCGGGCGAGGTCATGTTCGTCACGAGCGTTTCCCCCGGTGACGGCGGCGCATTCAGCGCCATCGCCACCTACACCAACGACATCAGCTACATCGCCCAAACCGGCTCCGGTGCCGGCGGCGACATCAGCTTCACCGGCATCTCCGGGCTCCCGGGCTTCAACCAGGCCGGCCAGGCCGCCTTCGTCGCCGGGTTCAGCGACCTGCCCGACAGCAACACCGGCATCTTCAAGTCCGACGACCCCAACGGCATCATCGCCACCGAAGGCATCATCGCCAACGGCACCCCCGACCTCTCGGGCGACGGCGTCCCCGACTTCACCTTCAACAACTTCGGCGGCGGCTCCGCCCCCCTGCTCAACGCCCAAGGCAACACCGTCTTCTGGGCCTCCGCCTCCACCCCCGACAACTCGCTGTCCCGCTCCGGGCTCTGGACCGACCGCACCGGCACCCTCACCTCCCTCCAGCCCGTCGCGCTTAACGGCGACCCCGTGCCCGGACTCGAAGCCGGCACGACCTTCAGCAACATCGCCTTCACCAATATCAACAACGTCGTCATTAACGCCAACGACGACGTCGCCTTCTTCGCGCAATTCCGCCGGCCCGACAACTCACTGGACAGCGGACTCTTCGCCGAGGTCGACGGCGTCCTCCAACTCATCGCCGCCACCGGCGAAGAATGGGCTGTGCCCGGCGGCATCACACGCACCATCAGCGAGATCAGCTTCCTCGGCGGGTCGGGCAATCAGGACGGCCGAACCAGCGGCTTCAGCGACAACGGCGAGATCGCCTTCCGACTCCAATTCTCCGGCGGCTTCAGCGGCCTCTTCGTCGTCAACACGATGGGCTTCCTCGCCGGCGACCTCAACGGCGACGGCTTTGTCGGCGTCGAAGACCTCGACATCCTCCTCGCTAACTGGGGCAGCACCGTCGCCGCCAGTAGCCTCACGCTGGGCGACGCCTCGGGCGACGGCTTCGTCAACCAGACCGACCTCGACATCGTCCTCAACCACTGGGGCGACGGCACCCCGCCCGGCACCGTCCCCGAACCCGCCAGCGCGGCGCTGCTCGCGCTGGGCGCGTTCGCGGTCTTGAAGCGGCGGCGACGGTAACACGACGCACTTGCGCCGGCCCGTGGTACTACAGTGATGGCGGTGAAGCTCAACCCCAAACGACTGCTGGTCAACGCCGCATTCGTCGCCGTCTTCAGCGCCGTCGGCGCGGTCGGCGGCGTGCTGTACCCTTACACCGAATTGATCTTCAACGACGACCTCAGCCAACGCCAGCGCGACCGCCACACCGACACCCTGATGACCGACGACGGCGGCAAGGCGAAGAAACGCGCGGCCTGGGGCGCGGTGTACTTGGGTGGACTCGGTACGCTGGTGTTGGTGATGCAGGCGGTGGGGCGTGAGCCCGATGCGTAGGTGCACAATTCGGTCCGATGCCCGTGCAAGACGATTCATCGAACGTGGGGCGGACATTCCTGTCTGCCATCAGGACGAAGTCCTGAGTTGGTTTCGAGCGGGGTTCAGCTACGCTGAATGGCAGACAGGAATGTCTGCCCCACGGACGGGTTGACTCCGATTCGCGAAGATCGAACACCGCCTCAATCCGTGTCTTCCGAGTCCCCACCCCCGCGCAGCCGATCCCCGATCCCGCGTAGCAGGTTGCCGCCACGTTCGAGCAGTTCGCCGTCTTCGCCCAGCAGCGGCGCGAGGGCGTCGCTGTGTTCTTCGTCGATGCCGTCCAGGATACTCGCGCGCAGTTTGTCTTCGCCGAGCTGGAGGTACTGGCCGGCGATCTGGCGTGCGCCGGCGTCCATCAGGGTCTGGACGAGCAGCTCGCGGTCGAGCGTGAGGCGCGGCGCGCCAAGATCGCCGGTGACGCCGAACTCGATGGGCAGTTTGTCGAGCGTCACGGGATCGACCTCGGGCAGCGCGACGACGGTGTCGGTGAGCCTGAGCACCATCGGCAGGTCGAGCCCGGTCTCCGACCAGCCGCCGTCGAGCGCGACCGACCAGGTCCCGCCGGTGAAGGTGGTCTGGCTGCCCAGGTCCATCGCGCCCAGCGCCGCGTCGACGCTCTGGTTGCGTAAAGCGAAGCTCAGGTCGGACGCC
The sequence above is a segment of the Phycisphaeraceae bacterium D3-23 genome. Coding sequences within it:
- the miaA gene encoding tRNA (adenosine(37)-N6)-dimethylallyltransferase MiaA, which produces MPTPPATIRPIVLLGPTAGGKSGLALELARHLDGEIIGADSMQVYRHLDAGTAKPTHAMRKQVPHHGVDIVEPSERFTVHDWLAMAEREITRIQTSGGGTPIVVGGTNLYLKALLNGLFDGPGQDPAFRASLENTETPTLHERLQEVDPETASRLKPADRQRIVRPSKSTNSPANPSARCRRSGKSRG
- a CDS encoding DNA topoisomerase; the encoded protein is MAKKTTKKKSSKKTTRKKSASKGRWTANPKAAEGKHLVIVESPTKAKTINKYLGPGYHVMASVGHVRDLPPRNPKGVKRPVPGVDLDNDFEPDYEVMADSKKTVSELRQAAKLAEDVWFATDLDREGEAIAWHVAHALKYPIEDAKRVVFNAITKKAIEEAFSHPRPLETNRVDAQQARRILDRIVGYQVSPLLWKKVAGGLSAGRVQSVATRLVVEREREIEAFIPDEYWRIGGIFATNVADAAKLAKQWHDFFYVGEEENDKTVKEQNAWLSERACLRSELAEFGGKPFRPTDRKQALAAAQALGFKRSDTNEWEDEKAKGPAKDRCVYLGDIAGDAPAYSIESIETKRTTSRPSPPFITSTLQQQASTRLGFQLKRTMRVAQQLYEGIDLKGARGQTGLITYMRTDSTFLSPEAINMARDFVKQKHGGDYLPEKPNFYKSSNKDAQEAHEAVRPTDATITPESICGALNEEQYKLYDLIWRRFVACQMVPAKWDSTAITIRPDSVDARFRATGRTLVFDGFLKVMGIPKSDDVILPPLEEKQPLGPVDLNPTQHFTSPPPRYNEASLQKKLEEEGIGRPSTYAAIIGTIQDRKYVETVTPRDRRLRATDMGKVVTDMLVKAFPKILDLGYTREMEAHLDEIESENKDWRETLREFYDPFKDALEHAHENLKHAKAETQPAPDDLKCPKCGSPTEYKFGRNGRFLSCTAFNVPPVEVALEGHPGTWFLHKAKGKARPKVMSEDQSEKVNWTKLAKDDQKTFMALSDEMPEPCKYAAPIDAEGQPMEPEQTDILCPDPPEGDGLPMIKRTGRFGPFLAAASYPDVQYIVKLNAKTGAVELPKPPPMHTDLTCSKCESMLYVRDSKRGLWLSCSAFPKCRGRESFGKLDEDVQAKLEKQWKKHLKDNPLPDIRTTDGRVLEEGDNYIPVVQGQDEPAEVGG
- a CDS encoding PEP-CTERM sorting domain-containing protein, with product MKRTALLLGAAMVFGFPQHAMAGTETVAVTGEQAGGVPAGAVFDALYAPILNDLGQVAYRAELLTGAGGVTSDNDRGIWLGSTLIAREGNEAFRPPNGAVFDDLFSPGAINNSGQVVYEGFLRIGPGGVTFRHDEGIWIDSTRIYSEGDQAGNTPTGALFSAFEGPVVNDAGQVAYFAELEIGAGGVVSGNDVGIWLDNRVIAREGNQAGGTPGAVFSAFNRPVLNNAGQVAYRGTLLNNVGGVSSLNNIGIWLDDTLIAREGSQAGGTPAGAVFSDVGSPRLNDAGQAAYLGSLRTGVGGVDSSNDTGIWRDNTLIAREGSQAGGVLTGAVFGHFLFDDVVLSNSGQVAYRGFLQSGAGAVTDVNNAGIWRDSTLLAREGSQASGTPDGAVFASFSEFAINDAGQVVYEAHLRNGTGGVDFTNDEGLWIAGTNGESLLVVRSGDTLAGRTVGGDFIFSGVRLNNFSQVAYHALFTNFDRGIFLYTPDIHWTRTSSNSWDTANNWTIGQLPGDPHDVFIDPDVSLTVTGPGGDVNLTNLTVGGNNGIATLSLNGGTITAENAVTVTDTGVLTGDGAVGGDVDNFGTVLADNLTVAGTLHNFNLIAGSGRINAEVTNDGRIEAIGTASAPAELRFDGEVRNRPGTGLIVSRNSTLRFNAGLTNHGALAVSFGTSDMFGDIDNTGSIVLSGGSNTTFYDDVTNNGGIVVAAAGNATSTAVFFGDVSGAGSITGGGNVFLHGDLRPGNSPAAVHHDAHLFLMATATTQIELGGTTPGSQHDQINNLKSTTLGGTLDIQLINGFDPAQGETFDIFNLATSSGTFADILLPLLDSGLGWHLGKLYTDGELHVELAGDLNQDGFVGAADLDLLLAHWGESALAFDYAAGDASGDGLVGQADLAIVQANFGAGTPGGNVPEPGSLALLALGGFFLRGRRRRV